One Phycisphaerae bacterium RAS2 DNA window includes the following coding sequences:
- the thrC_2 gene encoding Threonine synthase, which translates to MSLATQLICVSCEKEFPPAAGWTCPACGPDEGILDVQYDLPRVRQTLTRAALATRPLSHWRYAELLPVAVPPPAGIEQIGWTPLVDAPRLAAALGIGRLRLKDDGRSASASFKDRASSIGVAHAIQTLVATASHHGGSSTSSGTSRDRADPRATPIAIQIACASTGNAASSLAHCAAAAGLACNIFVPRTVPEGKLTQLLAYGARVFKVMGSYAEAYDLCTTACARFGWYNRNCAVNPYLVEGKKTGGLEVAEQCADDPPEWVAVSIGDGCTIAGIYKGLRQMREAGVISWNARMLGVQAAGVAPITNLWQRLIAGESLEKLTNRELHSRDTTYADSINCPVPRNWRKALAALRDSGGACVAVTDEQIMEAVRTTGRLSGVFAEPAAAAAVAGIAQARRDGILTERSSVVAMITGNGLKDTAGALRAVGKPHEIKPDVGEVERIIRQE; encoded by the coding sequence TTGATTTGCGTTTCTTGCGAAAAGGAATTCCCGCCCGCAGCCGGCTGGACCTGCCCCGCCTGCGGACCGGACGAAGGCATTCTCGACGTGCAGTACGATCTGCCGCGCGTCCGGCAGACGCTGACCCGCGCGGCGCTGGCAACGCGGCCGCTGTCGCACTGGCGGTACGCGGAACTGCTTCCGGTCGCCGTGCCGCCGCCTGCGGGCATCGAGCAGATCGGGTGGACGCCGTTGGTCGACGCGCCGCGCCTGGCCGCTGCGCTGGGTATCGGGCGATTGCGACTGAAGGACGACGGCCGCAGCGCGTCGGCCTCGTTCAAGGACCGCGCCAGCAGCATCGGCGTCGCCCATGCCATTCAAACACTGGTTGCCACTGCTTCCCACCACGGCGGGTCTTCGACAAGCAGTGGCACAAGCAGAGATCGCGCTGACCCGCGCGCGACCCCCATCGCAATTCAGATCGCCTGCGCATCGACCGGCAACGCTGCCAGCAGTCTGGCACATTGCGCTGCCGCCGCGGGGCTGGCCTGCAACATCTTCGTGCCGCGGACCGTGCCCGAGGGCAAGCTGACGCAGCTGCTCGCCTACGGCGCCCGCGTCTTCAAGGTTATGGGCAGCTACGCCGAGGCATACGACCTCTGCACCACGGCCTGTGCCCGGTTCGGCTGGTACAACCGCAACTGCGCCGTGAATCCGTACCTCGTCGAGGGCAAGAAGACCGGCGGGCTGGAAGTTGCCGAGCAGTGCGCCGACGACCCGCCGGAGTGGGTGGCCGTGAGCATCGGCGACGGCTGCACGATCGCGGGAATCTACAAAGGTCTGCGCCAGATGCGCGAGGCGGGCGTCATCAGCTGGAACGCGCGCATGCTCGGCGTGCAGGCGGCCGGCGTCGCGCCGATCACGAACCTGTGGCAGCGGCTCATCGCCGGTGAATCGCTGGAGAAACTAACCAACCGCGAACTGCACTCTCGCGACACGACCTACGCTGACAGCATCAACTGCCCCGTGCCGCGCAACTGGCGCAAGGCGCTGGCCGCCCTGCGCGACAGCGGCGGGGCATGCGTCGCCGTCACCGACGAACAAATCATGGAGGCCGTGCGTACGACGGGCAGGCTGTCGGGCGTCTTCGCCGAGCCGGCGGCGGCGGCAGCGGTCGCGGGCATCGCCCAGGCCCGGCGCGACGGCATTCTCACCGAGCGGTCGAGCGTCGTCGCCATGATCACCGGCAACGGATTGAAGGACACGGCGGGCGCGCTGCGGGCAGTCGGCAAACCGCATGAAATCAAGCCGGATGTCGGTGAAGTGGAGCGAATCATACGCCAGGAGTGA
- a CDS encoding 8-oxoguanine deaminase, which translates to MSTILTNAILCDLDPPRVQLGALRIEDGLITHRGRSVPAGRDDEVIDLGGAVVMPGLVNGHTHLYSALAVGMPPSPKTPRNFLQILKYVWWRLDQALDAESIEMSARIGALEALRCGTTTLIDHHASPCAIDGSLDRIEAGLHAVGLRGVLCYETTDRHGRAGREAGLAENARYIVKCRDHGRGRFAGLVGAHACFTLEDESLRALADLSQKTRCGVHIHVAEDPCDERACRRQHRKSLIARLTAFGLLHERSIFAHGTHLDAAAIKRVRAAKVTMAHNARSNMNNAVGYAPVAEFGPRVMLGTDGIGANMFGEARAAWFIARHSGSRLAPGDIVAMLAQSARRASASLGVTLGKLQPRAVADVVITNHRPFTPIDTSNLTGHLLFGLGPQHVESVMIGGRWKLRGGKVLECDEVGAREAAVGISKRMWKKMENFK; encoded by the coding sequence ATGTCCACCATCCTTACCAACGCCATTCTCTGCGACCTCGACCCGCCGCGGGTCCAGCTTGGCGCACTGCGCATCGAAGACGGTCTCATCACCCATCGCGGCAGATCGGTGCCGGCCGGGCGCGACGACGAGGTGATCGACCTGGGCGGCGCGGTGGTGATGCCCGGGCTGGTCAACGGCCACACGCATCTGTACTCGGCGCTGGCGGTGGGCATGCCTCCGTCGCCGAAGACGCCGCGAAACTTCCTGCAGATTCTCAAGTACGTCTGGTGGCGGCTGGATCAGGCGCTGGACGCCGAGAGCATCGAAATGTCAGCCCGCATCGGCGCGCTGGAGGCCCTGCGCTGCGGCACGACGACGCTCATCGACCATCACGCTTCGCCCTGCGCCATCGACGGCTCGCTCGACCGCATCGAGGCCGGCCTGCACGCCGTTGGTCTGCGCGGCGTGCTTTGTTATGAAACCACCGATCGCCACGGCCGGGCCGGGCGCGAAGCAGGCCTCGCGGAGAACGCGCGTTATATCGTAAAATGTCGCGATCACGGACGCGGGCGATTCGCCGGGCTGGTCGGCGCGCACGCCTGCTTCACGCTGGAGGATGAATCGCTGCGGGCCTTGGCCGACTTGTCGCAAAAAACGCGCTGCGGCGTGCACATCCACGTCGCCGAGGATCCGTGCGACGAACGCGCCTGCCGCCGACAGCATCGCAAGTCGCTGATCGCCCGCCTCACCGCGTTCGGCCTGCTCCACGAGCGATCCATTTTCGCGCACGGTACGCACCTGGACGCCGCGGCGATCAAACGCGTCCGCGCGGCGAAGGTCACGATGGCGCACAACGCCCGTTCGAACATGAACAACGCTGTCGGCTATGCGCCCGTCGCCGAATTCGGCCCGCGCGTCATGCTCGGCACCGACGGCATCGGCGCGAACATGTTTGGCGAGGCCCGGGCCGCATGGTTCATCGCGCGGCACAGCGGGTCGCGCCTCGCGCCCGGCGACATCGTCGCTATGTTGGCACAGAGCGCCCGACGCGCGTCGGCCTCGCTGGGCGTCACGCTTGGGAAGTTGCAGCCCCGCGCGGTCGCCGATGTGGTCATCACCAACCATCGCCCGTTCACACCGATCGACACGAGCAACCTCACGGGCCACCTGCTGTTTGGCCTCGGCCCGCAACATGTCGAGTCGGTCATGATCGGCGGCCGCTGGAAACTCCGCGGCGGCAAGGTGCTGGAGTGCGATGAAGTCGGCGCGCGCGAAGCGGCTGTAGGGATTTCAAAGCGGATGTGGAAAAAAATGGAAAATTTCAAGTAA
- a CDS encoding 2-C-methyl-D-erythritol 4-phosphate cytidylyltransferase, which produces MNDRDRIFAMIPAAGLSRRMGRPKQLIAVNGQPMVLRLAESMAAVDAIAGVMVVTRRAIADALGATKIESSHGRIRIAFNEDESSEMIDSVRIGLRALGETWGRGRAGIGEFSPHDGILVCPGDYPGLTTDAFAACAGAYLAAISRESKTSGASDCAHGRPPIIIASHGGRRGHPIIFPVELIPFVMSPACDGGLNALTREFADRVRLVDLPTDAVLRDADTPDDLTD; this is translated from the coding sequence ATGAACGATCGCGATCGAATCTTCGCCATGATCCCGGCTGCGGGTTTGTCGCGGCGCATGGGTCGGCCAAAGCAGTTGATCGCCGTCAACGGCCAGCCGATGGTGTTGCGGTTGGCGGAGTCGATGGCGGCGGTCGATGCCATCGCCGGCGTCATGGTCGTGACGCGCCGCGCGATTGCCGACGCGCTGGGCGCAACGAAGATAGAATCGTCGCACGGCAGGATCCGCATCGCGTTCAACGAAGACGAATCGTCGGAGATGATTGATTCAGTGCGAATCGGTCTGCGTGCGCTGGGAGAGACCTGGGGCCGGGGTCGTGCGGGAATTGGCGAATTCTCGCCGCACGACGGCATCCTTGTCTGCCCCGGCGATTATCCAGGGCTGACGACCGATGCGTTCGCCGCGTGCGCCGGCGCGTACCTCGCGGCGATCTCGCGCGAATCGAAAACGAGCGGCGCGAGCGATTGCGCCCACGGCCGGCCACCGATCATCATCGCGTCGCACGGCGGCCGTCGCGGGCATCCGATCATTTTCCCCGTCGAGTTGATTCCTTTCGTGATGTCGCCAGCGTGCGACGGCGGATTGAATGCGCTGACGCGAGAGTTCGCCGACCGCGTGCGGCTCGTGGACTTGCCGACCGACGCCGTGCTGCGCGATGCAGACACGCCGGACGATTTAACGGATTGA
- a CDS encoding putative selenate reductase subunit YgfK, translating to MRTWHFDYTGIDAESGSRWYNDNMAELVPAPFADLVRRLYLEPSRQDALFELPRNRWYAPAADGPDLSVAFHGHRAGNPLGPAAGPHTQMAQNILLSYVAGGRILELKTVQVNDRLTIGRPCIDVTNVGYNIEWSQELRIAESIREYVAGAMLIDMFRSAHPDGPAGNRGPAGDVVYDLSVGYDLAGIRGEAVRGFLDAMIDARPMVEQLRAEIPVEFAAARKLEYPARISDSITLSTFHGCPADEIERICEFLMGEYDFNVIVKMNPPMLGKERLEHLLHDVLGYTELTVNPEAYRTGLGFDEGVQLCRRLSGFAAARGRTFGAKFSNTLEVLNHRDFFTPDNKVMYLSGQPLHVITMTLTDEFRRAMGAEFPISFSAGISAANFPNVVACGFVPITVSTDLLRPGGYGRMQSLLEGLISQMKKSGGARTIPEFILHRAQVRKRIPDDCQVERPNEELIRMLSAPRTRLSVAESSVWNTTFEVAGIGNDPRYHAAQNRKVPKRIDSHLETFDCITCDKCMPVCPNAANFTYPTPKIAFDYHDILVSPLDGESRSDRLTHRNGDSRRFEITESMQIACYSDFCNECGNCDTFCPEYGGPYIKKPTFFGSERSWEQAAPRDGFVIGQSVQGPWIRGRIKGRVFRLMAADGHLVLDDGVVVAEFDGATHALKALHAHSPLEGEHTLNLWAYHTMRHLLTGVLDASRVNQVNVHQ from the coding sequence GTGCGGACATGGCACTTTGATTATACGGGAATCGACGCCGAGAGTGGGAGCCGGTGGTACAATGACAACATGGCCGAACTTGTCCCGGCGCCGTTTGCGGACCTCGTAAGACGGTTGTACCTCGAACCGTCGCGGCAGGATGCGCTGTTCGAATTGCCGCGCAATCGCTGGTACGCGCCCGCAGCCGACGGGCCGGACTTGTCGGTCGCGTTTCACGGGCATCGCGCCGGCAATCCGCTCGGTCCCGCCGCCGGGCCGCACACGCAGATGGCGCAGAACATCCTGTTAAGCTACGTCGCGGGCGGGCGCATCCTCGAACTCAAGACGGTGCAGGTGAACGATCGGTTGACGATCGGCCGCCCCTGCATCGACGTGACCAACGTGGGCTACAACATCGAGTGGTCGCAGGAGCTGCGCATCGCCGAATCGATCCGCGAATACGTGGCCGGGGCCATGCTGATCGACATGTTTCGATCTGCGCACCCCGACGGGCCGGCGGGCAATCGCGGCCCGGCGGGCGACGTGGTGTACGACTTGAGCGTCGGGTACGACCTCGCGGGCATTCGAGGCGAGGCGGTGCGCGGGTTCCTCGATGCGATGATCGACGCGCGACCGATGGTGGAACAGCTTCGCGCGGAGATCCCAGTGGAATTCGCCGCCGCGCGCAAGCTGGAGTATCCCGCGCGCATCAGCGACAGCATCACGCTCTCGACGTTTCACGGTTGCCCGGCCGACGAGATTGAGCGCATCTGCGAATTCCTGATGGGCGAGTACGACTTCAACGTGATCGTGAAGATGAACCCGCCGATGCTCGGCAAGGAGCGGCTGGAGCACTTGCTGCACGACGTGCTGGGCTACACCGAATTGACCGTGAACCCCGAAGCGTATCGAACGGGGCTGGGATTTGACGAAGGCGTGCAGCTCTGCCGGCGGTTGTCGGGCTTCGCGGCGGCGCGCGGGCGGACGTTCGGCGCGAAATTCAGCAACACGCTGGAGGTGCTCAACCACCGCGATTTCTTCACGCCGGACAACAAGGTGATGTACCTGTCGGGCCAGCCGCTGCATGTCATTACAATGACACTCACGGACGAGTTTCGCCGGGCGATGGGCGCGGAGTTTCCCATCTCCTTCAGCGCGGGGATCAGTGCGGCGAATTTCCCGAACGTAGTTGCGTGCGGATTTGTTCCAATCACGGTGAGCACCGATCTCCTGCGCCCCGGAGGGTATGGCAGAATGCAGAGTCTTCTTGAAGGACTCATTTCGCAGATGAAGAAATCAGGGGGTGCAAGAACAATCCCCGAGTTCATTTTACATCGCGCACAAGTTCGAAAAAGGATTCCTGATGATTGCCAGGTTGAGCGGCCTAACGAGGAGTTGATACGGATGCTTTCGGCGCCGCGAACGAGATTGAGCGTGGCCGAATCCTCCGTTTGGAATACCACTTTCGAAGTCGCAGGCATCGGTAACGACCCTCGCTACCATGCGGCGCAAAATCGCAAAGTCCCCAAACGCATCGACTCACACCTGGAGACCTTCGACTGCATCACCTGCGACAAGTGCATGCCCGTCTGCCCGAACGCGGCAAACTTCACCTACCCCACGCCCAAGATTGCCTTCGACTATCACGATATCCTTGTCTCGCCGCTTGACGGCGAATCGCGCAGCGACAGACTCACGCATCGCAACGGCGACTCACGGCGGTTTGAAATCACCGAGTCGATGCAGATCGCCTGCTACAGCGACTTCTGCAACGAGTGCGGCAACTGCGACACGTTCTGCCCCGAGTACGGCGGGCCGTACATCAAGAAGCCGACGTTCTTCGGCAGCGAGCGCTCGTGGGAGCAGGCCGCCCCGCGCGATGGGTTTGTCATCGGGCAATCGGTGCAGGGGCCGTGGATTCGCGGGCGGATCAAGGGCCGCGTGTTTCGATTGATGGCGGCCGACGGGCATCTGGTGCTGGATGACGGCGTGGTCGTCGCGGAGTTCGACGGTGCGACCCACGCGCTGAAGGCGTTGCACGCGCACTCGCCGCTGGAGGGCGAACACACGCTGAACCTTTGGGCGTATCACACGATGCGGCATCTGCTGACGGGCGTGCTGGATGCGTCGCGCGTGAATCAGGTCAACGTGCATCAATAG
- the pucD_1 gene encoding putative xanthine dehydrogenase subunit D, producing the protein MLREDFDIISPKNGCQPMGQCGCCTILIDGKPRLSCTIKASVAAGKNVTTLEGLPESKRQQIADCFVHAGAVQCGFCIPGIAMRAHALCEKNAAPTHDQITGDLRAHLCRCTGYTKIVDAIDLLARVRGGEPMPSNGCAGKVGERLHRYTGHDAALGMRRYIDDIKVPGMVHAAPRLSDHPRALVKKINTAPAMAVPGVLRVVTAADVPGNRIVGLITQDWPVFVAEGEETRYVGDVLAFVVATDVHAARYAADQIEIEYDIRAPVTTPDEALKPGAPKIHPGGNLLSKAALVRGEPDAVLAASAHVVENVWQTQCIEHMYLEPEAAIAIPDGDGLKLLTQGQGIFDDRRQTAKVLGWPIERVRAELVSNGGAFGGKEDMSVQAQTALCAVLVNKPVKCVLTREQSLRLHPKRHPVRISLKVGCDAEGRLTAARVRIIGDKGAYASVGAKVLERAAGHAIGPYKCENIDIESLAVYTNNPPNGAMRGFGANQAAYAIEGALDMLAAKVGIDGWEIRWRNILRPGDRFCTGQRLTKPFGLEQTLLAVRDAYRAEKFAGIACGIKNVGIGNGLPEIGCASLTVETDGRITLRTGHTEMGQGLFTIAIQTAVQETGLPHEIFTARCDTSDPNDSGQTTGSRGTVLTCHAVIDACKKLNADLKQLNWPTDTEPTANEPRACANEPRASARAAMQALATLAGRKYLGRWECYKTDKFGADVPEPKTHLTYGFATQVCILDETGRIKKFIAAHDVGRVMNPTLLEGQLEGSIHMGLGYALTEEMVYDGGRLVTDDVKSCGVLRAHHMPPIEMVLVEVPDPDCPYGARGVAEIGLVPTAPAVAGALAKFEGFHRTTLPMKDSPAAKAILGPRAS; encoded by the coding sequence GTGCTGCGCGAGGACTTCGACATCATCTCGCCGAAGAACGGCTGCCAGCCGATGGGTCAGTGCGGCTGCTGCACGATCCTGATTGACGGCAAGCCGCGACTAAGTTGCACGATCAAGGCCTCGGTCGCGGCGGGTAAGAACGTGACCACGCTGGAAGGATTGCCCGAAAGTAAGCGTCAGCAAATCGCCGACTGCTTCGTCCACGCCGGCGCGGTTCAGTGCGGCTTTTGCATCCCCGGCATTGCCATGCGGGCGCATGCTTTGTGTGAGAAAAATGCCGCACCGACTCACGATCAGATCACCGGCGATCTGCGTGCTCATCTCTGCCGCTGCACGGGCTACACCAAGATTGTCGACGCGATCGACCTGCTCGCCCGCGTCCGCGGCGGCGAGCCGATGCCGTCCAACGGCTGCGCCGGAAAAGTCGGCGAACGCCTGCATCGTTACACCGGTCACGACGCGGCGCTCGGTATGCGCCGCTACATCGACGACATCAAGGTGCCCGGCATGGTCCATGCCGCGCCGCGGTTGAGCGATCATCCGCGCGCGCTGGTGAAGAAAATCAATACCGCGCCGGCCATGGCCGTGCCCGGCGTGCTGCGCGTCGTCACGGCGGCGGATGTGCCGGGTAATCGAATTGTCGGACTCATCACGCAGGACTGGCCGGTCTTCGTCGCCGAGGGCGAGGAGACGCGCTACGTCGGCGACGTGTTGGCGTTTGTCGTGGCGACGGATGTTCATGCGGCGCGGTACGCGGCGGATCAGATCGAGATTGAATACGACATTCGCGCACCGGTCACAACGCCGGATGAGGCACTGAAGCCTGGCGCGCCGAAGATTCACCCCGGCGGCAATTTGCTTTCCAAAGCGGCGCTCGTGCGCGGCGAACCCGATGCGGTACTGGCAGCTTCCGCGCACGTCGTCGAAAACGTCTGGCAAACCCAGTGCATTGAGCACATGTATCTCGAACCCGAAGCGGCCATCGCCATCCCCGACGGCGACGGACTAAAATTGCTCACCCAGGGCCAGGGCATTTTCGACGATCGTCGTCAGACGGCGAAGGTGCTTGGCTGGCCGATCGAGCGCGTCCGCGCCGAACTGGTGTCCAACGGCGGCGCGTTCGGCGGGAAGGAAGACATGAGCGTTCAGGCGCAGACCGCATTGTGCGCCGTGCTGGTGAACAAACCCGTCAAATGCGTCCTGACGCGCGAGCAATCGTTACGGCTGCATCCGAAGCGCCATCCGGTGCGCATCTCCCTGAAGGTCGGCTGCGATGCCGAAGGGCGACTCACCGCCGCGCGCGTGCGCATCATCGGCGACAAGGGCGCGTACGCATCCGTCGGCGCGAAGGTGCTGGAGCGCGCCGCGGGTCACGCCATCGGCCCGTACAAGTGCGAGAACATCGACATCGAGTCGCTCGCCGTGTACACCAACAATCCGCCGAATGGGGCGATGCGCGGCTTCGGCGCGAATCAGGCCGCCTACGCCATCGAAGGCGCGCTCGACATGCTCGCCGCGAAGGTCGGCATCGACGGCTGGGAGATTCGCTGGCGAAACATCCTGCGACCCGGCGATCGTTTCTGCACCGGGCAGCGGCTGACCAAACCGTTCGGCCTGGAGCAGACGCTCCTCGCGGTGCGCGACGCCTATCGCGCTGAAAAATTCGCCGGCATCGCCTGCGGCATCAAGAACGTCGGCATCGGCAACGGCCTGCCCGAAATCGGCTGCGCGAGTCTGACGGTCGAAACCGACGGCCGCATCACGCTCCGAACCGGTCACACCGAAATGGGCCAGGGCTTGTTCACCATCGCGATTCAAACCGCCGTGCAGGAGACCGGCCTGCCGCATGAGATTTTCACCGCCCGATGCGATACGTCCGACCCCAACGACAGCGGTCAGACGACCGGCAGTCGCGGTACAGTGCTGACCTGCCACGCGGTGATCGACGCATGCAAGAAACTGAACGCGGACTTGAAGCAACTGAACTGGCCTACCGATACCGAGCCGACCGCCAACGAGCCGCGGGCATGTGCTAACGAGCCGCGGGCTTCAGCCCGCGCGGCCATGCAAGCGCTCGCAACCCTCGCCGGCCGAAAATACCTCGGCCGCTGGGAGTGCTACAAGACCGACAAGTTCGGCGCGGACGTGCCCGAGCCGAAGACGCACCTCACCTACGGATTTGCGACACAGGTCTGTATTCTCGACGAGACCGGGCGGATCAAGAAGTTCATCGCCGCCCACGACGTCGGCCGCGTGATGAACCCGACGCTGCTGGAAGGCCAGCTCGAAGGCTCGATCCACATGGGCCTGGGCTACGCGCTCACGGAGGAGATGGTCTACGACGGCGGCCGTCTGGTGACGGACGACGTGAAATCCTGCGGCGTGCTGCGGGCGCATCACATGCCGCCGATCGAAATGGTCCTCGTCGAAGTGCCCGATCCGGACTGCCCCTACGGCGCGCGCGGCGTCGCCGAGATCGGCCTCGTGCCGACCGCCCCCGCTGTGGCCGGCGCGCTGGCGAAGTTCGAGGGCTTCCACCGCACAACGCTGCCGATGAAAGACTCCCCTGCGGCGAAAGCCATCCTCGGGCCTCGCGCGAGTTGA
- the pucA gene encoding putative xanthine dehydrogenase subunit A: MSELAPVLDALLADLDAGRPVALCTVVCTRGSTPRAPGATMLVRADGKTLGTLGGGCVEAEVRKRAFEMLRANRSGLLDFTLDHDYGWDDGLICGGRMFIGVMPMSRETDAAPYRAALTATRARQPATFPIVISNAPPEGKTGGNGSAVTQHSPAANVASVMPRRERYTVHLEVPPTLLIAGAGHVGQALAKLAVDLDFHVVVIDDRADYAACERFDSRVELVVGDIAAALRTRAIDSGCYVVIVTRGHQNDEKALDAVIRSTAGYIGLIGSRRKSRLILDDLRAAGVPDELLARVHTPIGLPINAVTVPEIAVSIAAELVQVRRTQLPALVEGPVETQ; encoded by the coding sequence ATGAGTGAACTCGCCCCGGTGCTGGACGCCCTGCTCGCCGACCTCGACGCCGGTCGGCCGGTCGCGCTCTGCACCGTCGTCTGCACGCGCGGCAGCACGCCGCGGGCGCCGGGAGCGACGATGCTTGTCCGCGCTGACGGCAAAACGCTCGGCACGCTCGGCGGCGGCTGCGTCGAGGCCGAGGTTCGCAAACGCGCGTTTGAAATGCTTCGCGCCAACCGGAGCGGCCTCCTCGATTTCACGCTCGATCACGACTACGGCTGGGACGACGGCCTTATCTGCGGCGGGCGCATGTTCATCGGTGTGATGCCGATGTCGCGCGAGACCGATGCCGCGCCCTACCGCGCCGCCCTCACCGCCACGCGTGCGCGACAGCCGGCGACGTTTCCCATCGTCATCAGCAACGCGCCACCCGAAGGCAAGACAGGCGGCAATGGAAGTGCCGTAACGCAACACTCGCCCGCAGCGAATGTCGCATCGGTCATGCCACGACGCGAGCGTTACACCGTGCATCTCGAAGTACCGCCGACGCTGCTCATTGCCGGGGCGGGTCACGTCGGCCAGGCACTGGCCAAGCTGGCGGTTGACCTGGACTTTCACGTCGTCGTCATTGACGACCGCGCCGACTACGCCGCGTGCGAGCGATTCGATTCTCGCGTCGAACTGGTGGTCGGCGACATCGCCGCTGCGCTGCGAACCCGCGCGATCGACTCCGGTTGCTACGTCGTCATCGTCACGCGCGGCCATCAGAATGATGAGAAGGCCCTCGACGCGGTGATCCGTTCAACCGCCGGTTACATTGGTTTGATCGGCAGCAGGCGAAAGAGCCGATTGATTCTCGACGATTTGCGCGCGGCTGGCGTGCCCGATGAACTCCTCGCGCGCGTGCATACGCCGATCGGACTTCCGATCAACGCGGTGACGGTTCCGGAAATCGCGGTCAGTATCGCGGCGGAACTGGTGCAGGTGCGCCGCACTCAACTTCCGGCGCTGGTCGAAGGGCCGGTGGAAACACAATAA
- the ndhF gene encoding Nicotinate dehydrogenase FAD-subunit: MMLADSASRGEPVTPIAGGTDVMVSWHHRAKDKLTLLDLSRVRELAVMEWTGVGDGASLTLGGLTTYWDVMQSREAAAAYPLLAEAARQVGAVQIQTRGTWAGNVGNGSPAADGVPVLMAYDATVTLASVRGRREVRLDEYFTGYRKSVRAADELIVAIRLPPPTWGVQWFHKVGARRAQAITKVGVAMVRRAVVSGQMSVTRGHAIPAPSASRRSAVVGERASGAPDAAGSWRVVANSVAPTVVRCRMLESALDSGRIFTRPDEIESLLAGDISPIDDMRSTAVYRRRVLARLIYHRLAQSA, translated from the coding sequence ATGATGCTGGCCGACTCGGCCTCGCGCGGGGAGCCGGTGACGCCGATCGCCGGCGGCACGGACGTGATGGTGTCGTGGCATCATCGCGCGAAGGATAAGTTGACGCTGCTGGACCTGTCGCGCGTGCGCGAGCTGGCCGTGATGGAATGGACCGGCGTCGGCGACGGCGCGTCGCTGACGCTCGGCGGGCTGACGACTTACTGGGATGTGATGCAGTCGCGCGAGGCGGCGGCGGCGTATCCCTTGTTGGCCGAGGCGGCGCGGCAGGTCGGCGCGGTGCAGATTCAGACGCGCGGCACCTGGGCGGGCAACGTTGGCAATGGCTCGCCGGCGGCGGACGGCGTGCCGGTGCTGATGGCGTATGACGCAACTGTGACACTTGCGTCGGTGCGCGGCCGGCGCGAGGTTCGACTCGACGAGTATTTCACCGGTTATCGCAAGAGCGTGCGGGCGGCGGATGAGCTGATCGTGGCGATTCGTCTGCCGCCGCCGACATGGGGCGTGCAGTGGTTTCACAAAGTCGGCGCGCGGCGGGCGCAGGCGATTACGAAAGTCGGTGTGGCGATGGTGAGGAGGGCAGTGGTCAGTGGTCAGATGTCAGTGACCAGGGGTCACGCAATCCCGGCCCCGAGCGCGAGTCGAAGATCCGCCGTAGTGGGCGAGCGGGCATCCGGTGCGCCGGACGCTGCCGGCTCTTGGCGGGTTGTCGCCAACAGCGTTGCGCCAACGGTCGTGCGCTGTCGCATGTTGGAATCTGCGCTGGACTCGGGCCGGATCTTCACGAGGCCCGATGAAATTGAATCATTGCTTGCCGGTGATATTTCGCCAATCGACGATATGCGATCCACTGCCGTCTATCGTCGCCGCGTGCTGGCGAGGTTGATTTATCACCGATTGGCGCAAAGCGCGTAA